A single region of the Streptomyces sp. ITFR-16 genome encodes:
- a CDS encoding FAD-dependent oxidoreductase: MLRVAVVGSGPSGVYTAQALVTQTLVPDVRVHVLDRLPCPYGLVRYGVAPDHEKIKSLQQSLRAVLEHERVTFVGNVPVGGDGVPPGRLGALYHAVVYCVGAAADRPLGIPGEELPGSHSATEFVSWYSAHPDAEAGRFALRARSAVVIGVGNVAVDVARILARGAEELRPTDVPQPALGVLAGSRVREVHMAGRRGPSQARFTTKELRELGGLPGARIVVDPAELALDPAYAGSPPDGPALPAVVRRNLDVLRTWAACPPGPDIDRARTVALRFFLRPVELLERRGRVAGVRFARTVPDGRGGVRDTGAYEDIGAELVLRAVGYRGMPLPGLPFDAVRATVPHLAGRVLRDGVPSPGEYVAGWIKRGPTGVIGSNRSCAKETVASLIEDAPLLAGRPAAADPLGVLRSWGLRPVEWDGWLSIERAERTLGRSLGRGPVKIPDWPGLLGAARGDTPAP, encoded by the coding sequence GTGCTCCGTGTCGCAGTGGTCGGCTCCGGCCCCAGCGGGGTCTACACCGCCCAGGCCCTCGTGACGCAGACCCTGGTCCCCGATGTGCGGGTGCACGTCCTGGACCGGCTGCCCTGCCCGTACGGCCTGGTGCGGTACGGCGTCGCCCCCGACCACGAGAAGATCAAGTCGCTCCAGCAGAGCCTGCGGGCCGTGCTGGAGCACGAGCGGGTCACCTTCGTGGGCAACGTCCCGGTCGGCGGGGACGGGGTGCCGCCCGGACGCCTCGGCGCGCTCTACCACGCGGTGGTCTACTGCGTCGGGGCCGCCGCCGACCGCCCGCTGGGCATCCCCGGCGAGGAGCTGCCCGGCAGCCACTCGGCGACCGAGTTCGTCTCCTGGTACAGCGCCCATCCCGACGCCGAGGCCGGCCGCTTCGCCCTGCGGGCCCGCTCGGCCGTGGTGATCGGCGTCGGCAACGTGGCGGTCGACGTGGCGCGGATCCTGGCGCGCGGCGCCGAGGAGCTGCGCCCGACGGACGTGCCCCAGCCCGCCCTCGGGGTGCTGGCCGGCAGCCGGGTGCGCGAGGTGCACATGGCGGGGCGGCGGGGGCCCTCGCAGGCCAGGTTCACCACCAAGGAGCTGCGGGAGCTGGGCGGCCTGCCCGGCGCCCGGATCGTGGTCGACCCCGCGGAACTCGCCCTGGACCCGGCGTACGCCGGATCGCCGCCGGACGGCCCGGCCCTGCCCGCCGTGGTGCGGCGCAACCTCGATGTCCTGCGCACCTGGGCCGCGTGTCCGCCCGGCCCGGACATCGACCGGGCCCGCACCGTCGCGCTGCGGTTCTTCCTGCGCCCGGTCGAGCTGCTGGAGCGCCGGGGGCGGGTGGCCGGTGTGCGGTTCGCCCGGACGGTCCCCGACGGACGCGGAGGGGTACGGGACACGGGTGCGTACGAGGACATCGGCGCCGAGCTCGTCCTGCGGGCGGTCGGCTACCGCGGGATGCCGCTGCCCGGTCTGCCGTTCGACGCGGTGCGCGCGACGGTGCCCCATCTTGCAGGCCGGGTGCTGCGGGACGGGGTGCCGTCGCCCGGGGAGTACGTCGCCGGGTGGATCAAGCGGGGTCCGACCGGGGTCATCGGCTCGAACCGGTCGTGCGCCAAGGAGACGGTCGCCTCGCTGATCGAGGACGCCCCGCTGCTCGCCGGGCGCCCGGCCGCCGCCGACCCGCTCGGCGTCCTGCGGTCCTGGGGGCTGCGTCCGGTGGAGTGGGACGGCTGGCTGTCGATCGAGCGGGCGGAGCGGACGCTCGGGCGGTCGCTCGGCCGGGGACCGGTGAAGATCCCGGACTGGCCGGGGCTGCTGGGCGCGGCGCGCGGTGACACGCCGGCCCCGTAG
- a CDS encoding DUF305 domain-containing protein, with amino-acid sequence MRRQVLRIRRSLLVAALTAGVLASAGCDADGGGGSKDRAGEGGSVVAPGRPGEPARTLSASQAAEEAGVDTPNSADVRYVQMMIRHHAQALELTKLVPSRAASSPVKRLAERITAAQQPEIGTMKGWLSRHGRTEGSGGHDDHAGMPGMATDEQLKQLRAAKGAAFDKLFLKLMITHHQGAVTMATEVLSEGNNVQVEEMAGDVVAQQTTEIGRMRALSS; translated from the coding sequence ATGCGTCGTCAGGTCCTGCGGATCCGCCGTTCCCTCCTCGTCGCTGCCCTGACCGCCGGCGTGCTCGCGTCGGCCGGCTGCGACGCGGACGGCGGTGGCGGCTCCAAGGACCGGGCCGGCGAGGGGGGTTCGGTCGTGGCCCCCGGGAGGCCCGGGGAGCCCGCGCGGACGCTCTCGGCATCGCAGGCCGCCGAGGAGGCGGGCGTCGACACCCCCAACTCGGCGGACGTGCGGTACGTGCAGATGATGATCCGGCACCACGCCCAGGCCCTGGAACTGACGAAGCTCGTGCCCTCCCGGGCCGCTTCGTCCCCGGTGAAGCGGCTCGCCGAACGCATCACGGCCGCCCAGCAGCCGGAGATCGGCACGATGAAGGGCTGGCTCAGCCGCCACGGCCGCACGGAGGGGTCCGGCGGGCACGACGACCACGCGGGGATGCCCGGCATGGCCACGGACGAGCAGCTGAAGCAGCTGCGGGCCGCGAAGGGCGCCGCCTTCGACAAGCTGTTCCTGAAGCTGATGATCACCCACCACCAGGGGGCGGTCACCATGGCGACCGAGGTGCTCTCGGAGGGGAACAACGTGCAGGTCGAGGAGATGGCCGGCGACGTCGTCGCCCAGCAGACCACCGAGATCGGCCGGATGCGCGCACTGTCGTCCTGA
- a CDS encoding HAD-IA family hydrolase, giving the protein MTIKGVLFDFSGTLFRIESVRSWLGATLAEQGVSMDEAGFERCVRELEEAGALPGGPSPQRLPDGLAAGWASRDESAELHRAVYTGLARQVALPDPGLYEALYERHMAPEAWRPYPDAAEVLASLRAAGIRVGIVSNIGWDLRPVFRAHGLDAYVDAYVLSFEHGVQKPDAQLFHTACTLLGQDPADVVMVGDDRHADGGAAALGCEVRFVQHAPVDERPGALRELGLTAEVA; this is encoded by the coding sequence ATGACGATCAAGGGTGTCCTCTTCGACTTCTCCGGGACCTTGTTCCGGATCGAGTCCGTCCGCTCCTGGCTGGGCGCGACCCTCGCGGAGCAGGGGGTGAGCATGGACGAGGCCGGCTTCGAGCGGTGCGTACGGGAGCTGGAGGAGGCCGGCGCGCTGCCGGGCGGACCCTCCCCTCAGCGGCTGCCGGACGGGCTCGCCGCGGGCTGGGCCTCCCGCGACGAGAGCGCGGAGCTGCACCGGGCGGTGTACACCGGTCTGGCCCGGCAGGTCGCGCTGCCGGATCCGGGGCTGTACGAGGCACTGTACGAGCGGCACATGGCTCCGGAGGCCTGGCGCCCGTACCCGGACGCGGCGGAGGTACTGGCCTCGCTGCGTGCCGCCGGGATCCGCGTGGGGATCGTCAGCAACATCGGCTGGGACCTGCGGCCCGTCTTCCGGGCCCACGGCCTGGACGCGTACGTCGACGCGTATGTGCTCTCCTTCGAGCACGGCGTGCAGAAGCCGGACGCACAGCTCTTCCACACGGCCTGCACACTTCTGGGACAGGATCCGGCTGATGTGGTGATGGTCGGCGACGACCGGCACGCGGACGGCGGCGCGGCAGCACTGGGCTGTGAGGTGCGATTCGTGCAGCATGCGCCCGTGGACGAGCGCCCCGGCGCGCTGCGCGAGCTCGGACTGACCGCCGAGGTTGCCTGA
- a CDS encoding phosphatase PAP2 family protein, which produces MHSSPRSLAGRTHAPPSAPALWTGAVCTVLASALTVLVAARWQPLMDLDRTVAEALHRRAVTEPGLVHVNRVLTDWVWDPWTMRALTAVAVVALWWRGARPLALWVAAASLLSALLQQGLKAAVGRERPRWPDPVDSAHYAAYPSGHAMSATVGCGLLLWLLYRSGAGRPLRWAAASAAAVSVLGVGLTRLYLGVHWPSDVLGGWLLGAAAVAFTAAGFDRYGPRERPARGT; this is translated from the coding sequence ATGCACTCCTCGCCCCGCTCCCTCGCCGGCCGCACCCATGCGCCCCCGTCCGCGCCCGCCCTGTGGACGGGCGCCGTCTGCACGGTGCTCGCGTCGGCGCTGACCGTGCTGGTCGCGGCCCGTTGGCAGCCGCTGATGGACCTGGACCGCACCGTCGCCGAGGCGCTGCACCGGCGGGCGGTGACGGAGCCGGGCCTCGTCCATGTCAACCGGGTGCTGACGGACTGGGTGTGGGACCCCTGGACGATGCGCGCCCTGACCGCCGTCGCGGTGGTGGCCCTGTGGTGGCGCGGCGCCCGGCCGCTCGCCCTGTGGGTGGCGGCGGCGAGCCTGCTCTCCGCTCTGCTGCAACAGGGCCTGAAGGCCGCCGTCGGCCGGGAGCGCCCCCGCTGGCCCGACCCGGTGGACTCCGCCCACTACGCGGCGTACCCCTCCGGGCACGCGATGTCGGCGACGGTGGGCTGCGGGCTGCTGCTGTGGCTGCTGTACCGGTCCGGTGCGGGGCGCCCGCTCCGGTGGGCGGCCGCGTCCGCCGCCGCGGTCTCGGTGCTCGGGGTCGGTCTCACCCGGCTCTACCTGGGCGTGCACTGGCCGTCCGACGTGCTGGGCGGGTGGCTGCTGGGGGCGGCCGCGGTCGCCTTCACCGCGGCCGGGTTCGACCGGTACGGACCCCGGGAGCGCCCGGCCCGGGGCACCTGA
- a CDS encoding M56 family metallopeptidase has product MLVSLVLLLLGALAAVVTPRLMARAEWPEREPVVALWVWQCVVAGVLLSFGLSMTFSAAAAWQAVRGHVFAPAPHAVVEAYALAAYGPWSAVMAVLLALGGVWTAAMLTREIHRAQLRRRRRRAELLVRSPLMPGEEPGSGRLVVLEGERPDAWWLPGAAPQLVITTAALGRLKGRQLDAVLAHEQGHAKARHDWLLNCSGALASGFPQVPVFAAFRGEMHRLVELAADDMASRRFGRLTTALALVELNEDRGVFGPRPAPDAQVPLRVNRLLAPAGRLTAGRRLRLTAAAALVPVVPLLVAFVPGLSALS; this is encoded by the coding sequence ATGTTGGTCTCCCTCGTGCTGCTGCTGCTCGGTGCACTGGCCGCCGTCGTGACCCCGCGTCTGATGGCGCGGGCCGAATGGCCGGAGCGCGAGCCCGTGGTGGCGCTGTGGGTCTGGCAGTGCGTGGTGGCCGGGGTACTGCTCTCGTTCGGGCTGTCCATGACGTTCAGCGCGGCGGCCGCCTGGCAGGCGGTGCGCGGCCATGTCTTCGCGCCCGCGCCGCACGCCGTGGTCGAGGCCTACGCACTCGCCGCCTACGGACCGTGGTCGGCCGTCATGGCCGTCCTGCTGGCCCTCGGCGGGGTGTGGACGGCCGCGATGCTGACCCGGGAGATCCACCGGGCACAGCTGCGGCGCAGGAGGCGGCGGGCCGAACTGCTGGTGCGTTCCCCGCTGATGCCGGGCGAGGAGCCGGGCAGCGGGCGGCTGGTGGTGCTGGAGGGCGAGCGCCCCGACGCCTGGTGGCTGCCCGGTGCGGCGCCCCAGCTCGTCATCACGACCGCGGCGCTCGGCCGGCTGAAGGGCCGTCAGCTCGACGCGGTGCTCGCCCACGAGCAGGGCCACGCGAAGGCGCGCCACGACTGGCTGCTCAACTGCTCGGGCGCGCTGGCCTCCGGCTTCCCGCAGGTGCCGGTGTTCGCGGCGTTCCGGGGAGAGATGCACCGTCTCGTCGAGCTGGCCGCCGACGACATGGCGTCGCGGCGCTTCGGCCGGCTGACGACCGCCCTCGCCCTGGTCGAACTCAACGAGGACCGGGGGGTGTTCGGCCCCCGCCCGGCTCCGGACGCACAGGTGCCGCTGCGGGTGAACCGGCTGCTGGCGCCGGCCGGGCGGCTCACGGCGGGCCGCCGGCTGCGGCTGACCGCCGCGGCCGCACTGGTGCCGGTGGTCCCGCTGCTGGTGGCGTTCGTCCCGGGGCTCAGCGCCCTGAGCTAG
- a CDS encoding DUF5134 domain-containing protein, which produces MHGPAVSGWLLMALCAVTGAYCLLRTRTESGEERRAARAEALMGFGMAAMAVPAAAVAPPAWAWAVYAVLFGGAALRALWFSRRTSSRGSGHHLHHLVGSSAMVYMAVVMARSGGAGHGGHAAHAMAAAGGIPLLTGLLLVYYAVYVLRAGARIVPVAAAAGGSGTLPGGPPALGWATRPELALACRLTMGIAMFAMLLTL; this is translated from the coding sequence GTGCACGGACCGGCGGTGTCCGGATGGCTGCTGATGGCGTTGTGCGCGGTGACGGGGGCGTACTGCCTGCTGCGGACCCGCACGGAGAGCGGGGAGGAGCGCAGAGCCGCGCGCGCGGAGGCGCTGATGGGCTTCGGCATGGCCGCGATGGCGGTTCCGGCTGCGGCCGTCGCCCCGCCCGCGTGGGCGTGGGCGGTGTACGCGGTGCTGTTCGGCGGCGCGGCCCTGCGCGCCCTGTGGTTCTCCCGGCGTACGTCCTCCCGTGGCAGCGGTCATCATCTGCACCATCTCGTCGGCTCCTCGGCGATGGTCTACATGGCCGTCGTGATGGCGCGGTCCGGTGGTGCCGGACACGGTGGCCACGCAGCCCACGCCATGGCCGCCGCGGGCGGCATACCCCTGCTGACCGGGCTGCTGCTCGTCTACTACGCCGTCTATGTGCTGCGCGCGGGTGCGCGGATCGTGCCGGTGGCCGCCGCGGCGGGTGGTTCCGGGACCCTGCCGGGCGGACCCCCGGCCCTCGGGTGGGCCACCCGGCCGGAGCTGGCGCTGGCCTGCCGGCTGACCATGGGGATAGCGATGTTCGCGATGCTGCTCACTCTGTGA
- a CDS encoding GNAT family N-acetyltransferase, whose product MDTAPPRNPGQLTFRDATEADVPALVELIESAYRGDSSRAGWTTEADILQGQRTDPQGVREVVESPGSRLLVVERDGEAVACCQLEHRGEAAYFGMFAVRPSLQGAGLGKVVIAEAERTVREGWGVREMHMTVISVRDELIAWYERRGYRRTGRMTPFPYGDERFGIPQRDDLAFELLIKELPQD is encoded by the coding sequence ATGGACACCGCCCCGCCTCGGAACCCGGGACAGCTGACCTTCCGCGACGCGACCGAAGCGGACGTACCGGCCCTCGTGGAACTCATCGAGTCCGCGTACCGAGGCGACAGCAGCCGCGCCGGATGGACCACCGAGGCGGACATCCTCCAGGGGCAGCGCACCGACCCGCAGGGGGTGCGCGAGGTGGTGGAGAGCCCCGGCAGCCGGCTGCTCGTGGTGGAGCGCGACGGCGAGGCCGTCGCTTGCTGCCAGCTCGAACACCGGGGCGAGGCCGCCTACTTCGGGATGTTCGCCGTCCGCCCCTCGCTCCAGGGCGCGGGCCTCGGCAAGGTCGTCATCGCCGAGGCCGAGCGCACGGTCCGGGAGGGCTGGGGCGTGCGGGAGATGCACATGACCGTGATCTCGGTCCGGGACGAGCTGATCGCCTGGTACGAGCGCCGGGGCTACCGCCGTACGGGCCGGATGACTCCCTTCCCGTACGGCGACGAGCGCTTCGGCATCCCGCAGCGCGACGATCTCGCCTTCGAGCTGCTGATCAAGGAACTGCCGCAGGACTGA
- a CDS encoding glycerophosphodiester phosphodiesterase family protein, giving the protein MSFLTIGHRGVMGVEPENTLRSFVHAEQAGMDLIELDLHLSKDGALAVMHDAEVDRTTDGKGAIADKTLAELRELDAGQGERVPVFEEVLDAVRSPLQAEIKDVAAARTLAVVMRERDLVDRVEVISFHDEAIAEIAQLVPGVRTALVASRWGGDLVDRAKAVGATRLVLNVRRITLELVERAHAEGLTVVGWVVNTQDHLRLARGLGLDGATTDFPEIRRAGRFTA; this is encoded by the coding sequence TTGTCTTTTCTCACCATCGGCCATCGCGGGGTGATGGGTGTCGAGCCGGAGAACACCCTTCGCTCCTTCGTCCACGCCGAGCAGGCCGGGATGGACCTCATCGAGCTGGATCTTCATCTGAGCAAGGACGGCGCCCTGGCCGTCATGCACGACGCCGAGGTGGACCGTACGACCGACGGCAAGGGCGCCATCGCGGACAAGACCCTCGCCGAGCTGCGCGAGCTCGACGCCGGCCAGGGCGAGCGGGTGCCGGTCTTCGAGGAGGTACTCGACGCCGTGCGGTCCCCGTTGCAGGCGGAGATCAAGGATGTGGCGGCCGCCCGCACCCTGGCCGTGGTGATGCGGGAGCGCGACCTCGTGGACCGGGTCGAGGTGATCTCGTTCCACGACGAGGCGATCGCGGAGATCGCGCAGCTCGTCCCGGGCGTGCGGACGGCGCTCGTGGCCAGCCGGTGGGGCGGGGACCTGGTGGACAGGGCGAAGGCGGTGGGCGCGACCCGGCTGGTGCTGAACGTCCGGCGCATCACCCTGGAGCTGGTCGAGCGGGCTCACGCCGAGGGGCTGACGGTGGTCGGCTGGGTGGTGAACACCCAGGACCATCTGCGGCTGGCCCGCGGGCTCGGGCTCGACGGCGCGACGACCGACTTCCCCGAGATCCGCCGCGCGGGCCGCTTCACCGCCTAG
- a CDS encoding DUF6421 family protein: MTEILVHEAATGGIAAAARVIEHPAWPALKDAVEEIRPWQSKDGSIDFEAEGAPTPAAAEAALERVTAAVEQLSPLLPHDAAYHRALVTDLRRWAADGFGIPDFLDSLLAFQPAKDRADGLQHLVVFAMYTQNGNPDRNLEAVVLRMVWPEWLADLEATRYDNPLFCGITFEDFTSGYDTNSAVLFPETIAVREAPERFSWGGIFCDREAARFRRVTEASVELLGVELPDDIREMVSDQQRCEQAFVLWDMVHDRTHSHGDLPFDPFMIKQRQPFWMYGLEELRCDLTAFKEAVKLEAEGNAHGRDVQYAVLFDRMFRFPVTGERVRNYDGLGGQLLFAYLHKHDVVRWTDNTLKIDWERAPQVTNQLCAEIEKLYRDGIDRPKLVHWFAAYDLVATYLSPHPGSRWAKGPDALDLSQPPRKLVDDVLPDEFPLSMFYEALSKKLKNVIASTKGITAADAGQVAA, from the coding sequence ATGACGGAAATTCTTGTGCACGAAGCCGCAACCGGCGGCATAGCTGCCGCAGCGCGGGTGATCGAGCACCCGGCCTGGCCCGCGCTCAAGGATGCCGTGGAGGAGATCCGTCCCTGGCAGTCGAAGGACGGTTCCATCGACTTCGAGGCCGAGGGCGCGCCCACCCCGGCGGCCGCCGAGGCGGCTCTGGAGCGGGTGACCGCGGCGGTCGAGCAGCTCTCCCCGCTGCTCCCGCACGATGCCGCATACCACCGCGCCCTGGTGACCGACCTGCGCCGCTGGGCGGCCGACGGCTTCGGCATCCCCGACTTCCTGGACTCGCTGCTGGCCTTCCAGCCGGCCAAGGACCGCGCCGACGGCCTCCAGCACCTGGTCGTCTTCGCGATGTACACCCAGAACGGCAACCCCGACCGCAACCTCGAAGCGGTCGTCCTGCGGATGGTCTGGCCCGAGTGGCTCGCCGACCTGGAGGCGACCCGCTACGACAACCCGCTGTTCTGCGGCATCACCTTCGAGGACTTCACCTCCGGGTACGACACCAACTCCGCGGTGCTCTTCCCGGAGACCATCGCCGTGCGCGAAGCCCCCGAGCGCTTCAGCTGGGGCGGCATCTTCTGCGACCGCGAGGCCGCCCGCTTCCGCCGTGTCACCGAGGCGTCCGTCGAGCTGCTGGGCGTCGAGCTGCCCGACGACATCCGCGAGATGGTCTCCGACCAGCAGCGCTGCGAGCAGGCCTTCGTGCTCTGGGACATGGTCCACGACCGCACCCACAGCCACGGTGACCTGCCGTTCGACCCCTTCATGATCAAGCAGCGCCAGCCGTTCTGGATGTACGGCCTGGAAGAGCTGCGCTGCGACCTCACCGCCTTCAAGGAGGCCGTGAAGCTGGAGGCCGAGGGCAACGCCCACGGCCGCGACGTGCAGTACGCGGTGCTCTTCGACCGGATGTTCCGCTTCCCGGTCACCGGCGAGCGCGTCCGCAACTACGACGGACTCGGCGGCCAGCTGCTCTTCGCGTACCTCCACAAGCACGACGTCGTGCGCTGGACGGACAACACCCTCAAGATCGACTGGGAGCGGGCACCCCAGGTCACCAACCAACTCTGCGCGGAGATCGAGAAGCTCTACCGGGACGGCATCGACCGCCCCAAGCTGGTCCACTGGTTCGCCGCGTACGACCTCGTCGCCACCTACCTCTCCCCGCACCCCGGCTCCCGCTGGGCCAAGGGCCCGGACGCCCTGGACCTCTCCCAGCCGCCCCGCAAACTCGTCGACGACGTGCTTCCGGACGAGTTTCCCCTGAGCATGTTCTATGAGGCGCTCTCCAAGAAGCTGAAGAACGTGATCGCCTCGACCAAGGGGATCACGGCCGCGGACGCCGGGCAGGTGGCCGCGTGA
- a CDS encoding SDR family NAD(P)-dependent oxidoreductase, which translates to MNGTGTGSGSGALEGAVVAVAGAAGPAGRAALLRLAEAGATVVASDANATRLAEAVDAARYAHGGATVTGDTVDLLDLDAAREWADKTEKEFGRIDGLVHLVGGWRGSSSFAETDLADWTLLEKLLIRTVQSTSLAFQEGLQRSDRGRYLLISAAGASKPTAGNAAYAASKAAAEAWTLALADAFRKAGGEEGPRSAAAILVVKALVHDAMRAERPNAKFAGFTDVGELADAIAGVWDRPAPEVNGKRLWLTPQP; encoded by the coding sequence ATGAACGGAACCGGTACGGGCAGCGGGAGCGGTGCGCTCGAAGGAGCCGTGGTCGCCGTCGCCGGAGCGGCCGGCCCGGCCGGCCGGGCGGCCCTGCTCCGGCTCGCCGAGGCGGGCGCGACCGTCGTCGCGTCCGACGCGAACGCCACCCGGCTCGCGGAGGCCGTGGACGCGGCCCGCTACGCCCACGGCGGGGCCACCGTCACCGGCGACACCGTGGACCTCCTCGACCTCGACGCCGCCCGTGAGTGGGCGGACAAGACGGAGAAGGAGTTCGGCCGGATCGACGGTCTCGTCCACCTCGTGGGCGGCTGGCGCGGCAGCTCCAGCTTCGCCGAGACCGACCTCGCCGACTGGACGCTGCTGGAGAAGCTGCTGATCCGTACGGTCCAGAGCACCTCGCTCGCCTTCCAGGAAGGCCTGCAGCGCAGCGACCGCGGCCGCTATCTGCTGATCAGCGCGGCCGGCGCCAGCAAGCCCACCGCGGGCAACGCCGCCTACGCCGCGTCGAAGGCCGCGGCCGAGGCATGGACCCTGGCCCTGGCGGACGCCTTCCGCAAGGCGGGGGGCGAGGAGGGCCCGCGCAGCGCGGCTGCGATCCTGGTCGTCAAGGCACTGGTGCACGACGCGATGCGCGCCGAGCGCCCCAATGCGAAGTTCGCGGGCTTCACCGACGTCGGGGAGCTGGCCGATGCCATCGCCGGCGTCTGGGACAGGCCCGCCCCGGAAGTGAACGGAAAGCGCCTGTGGCTGACCCCGCAACCGTAA
- a CDS encoding low specificity L-threonine aldolase gives MADPATVRTDARRHHDPQVRGFASDNYAGTHPEILAALALANGGHQIAYGEDEYTGHLQRVMHSHFGPTAEAFPVFNGTGANVVSLQAMTDRWGAVICAESAHINVDEGGAPERVGGLKLLTVPTEDGKLTPELIDRQAYGWDDEHRAMPQVVSITQNTELGTVYTPDEIRAICEHAHGHGMTVHLDGARIANAAASLDVPMRTFTNTVGVDVLSFGGTKNGAIFGEAVVVLNPDAVRAMKHLRKLSMQLASKMRFVSVQLEALLAGDLWLRNARHANAMAQRLAEGVRGIDGVEILYPVQANAVFARLPNAVTERLQKRFRFYFWDEQAGDVRWMCAFDTTEDDVDAFLLALKEEMAAS, from the coding sequence GTGGCTGACCCCGCAACCGTAAGGACCGACGCGCGTCGCCACCACGACCCGCAGGTACGCGGATTCGCCAGTGACAACTACGCGGGGACCCATCCGGAGATCCTCGCCGCCCTCGCCCTCGCCAACGGCGGTCACCAGATCGCCTACGGCGAGGACGAGTACACCGGGCATCTCCAGCGCGTGATGCACAGCCATTTCGGACCCACCGCCGAGGCCTTCCCGGTCTTCAACGGAACCGGGGCCAACGTGGTCTCGCTCCAGGCGATGACCGACCGCTGGGGCGCCGTCATCTGCGCGGAGTCCGCCCACATCAACGTCGACGAGGGCGGCGCCCCCGAGCGCGTCGGCGGCCTGAAGCTGCTGACCGTGCCCACCGAGGACGGCAAGCTCACGCCGGAGCTCATCGACCGGCAGGCGTACGGCTGGGACGACGAGCACCGAGCCATGCCGCAGGTCGTCTCGATCACCCAGAACACCGAGCTCGGCACGGTCTACACACCGGACGAGATCCGCGCCATCTGCGAGCACGCCCACGGGCACGGCATGACCGTCCACCTCGACGGCGCCCGCATCGCCAACGCGGCGGCCTCCCTGGACGTGCCGATGCGTACGTTCACCAACACCGTCGGCGTCGACGTGCTCTCCTTCGGCGGCACGAAGAACGGGGCCATCTTCGGCGAGGCCGTCGTGGTCCTGAACCCGGACGCCGTCCGGGCCATGAAGCATCTGCGCAAGCTGTCCATGCAGCTCGCCTCCAAGATGCGCTTCGTCTCCGTGCAGCTGGAGGCGCTCCTCGCCGGTGACCTGTGGCTGCGCAACGCCCGGCACGCCAACGCGATGGCCCAGCGGCTCGCCGAGGGCGTGCGGGGGATCGACGGGGTGGAGATCCTCTACCCGGTCCAGGCCAACGCCGTCTTCGCGCGGCTGCCGAACGCGGTCACCGAGCGGCTGCAGAAGCGCTTCCGCTTCTACTTCTGGGACGAGCAGGCCGGCGATGTGCGCTGGATGTGCGCCTTCGACACCACCGAGGACGACGTCGACGCCTTCCTCCTCGCCCTCAAGGAGGAGATGGCGGCCTCCTAG